In Theropithecus gelada isolate Dixy chromosome 13, Tgel_1.0, whole genome shotgun sequence, one DNA window encodes the following:
- the EGR4 gene encoding early growth response protein 4 isoform X2 yields the protein MLHLSEFSEPDALLVKSTEGCCAEPSAELPRLPARDAPAATGYPGGDFLSWALNSCSASGDLADSCFLEGPAPTPPPGLSYSGSFFIQAVPEHPHDPEALFNLMSGILGLAPFPGPEAAASRSSLDASFPAGPDALLPGPPDLYSPDLGAVPFPEAFWEASPCAGAPSQCLYEPQLSPPDVKPGLRAPPASPALDAASAFKGPYAPWELLSVGAPGNCGSQGGYQTAPEARFPAIGTKIEDLLSISCPAELPAVPANRLYPSGAYDAFPLAPGDLGEGAEGLPGLLTPPSGEGGSSGDGGEFLVSTQPQLSPLGLRSAAAADFPKPLVADIPGSSGVAAPPVPPPPPTPFPPAKVRRKGRRGGKCSTRCFCPRPHAKAFACPVESCVRSFARSDELNRHLRIHTGHKPFQCRICLRNFSRSDHLTTHVRTHTGEKPFACDVCGRRFARSDEKKRHSKVHLKQKARAEERLKGLGFYSLGLSFASL from the exons ATGCTCCACCTTAGCGAGTTTTCCGAACCCGACGCGCTCCTGGTCAAGTCCACTGAAGGCTGTTGCGCCGAACCCAGCGCTGAATTGCCCCGGCTGCCCGCCAGGGACGCTCCCGCGGCCACCGGCTACCCTGGAG GCGACTTCTTGAGCTGGGCTTTGAACAGCTGCAGCGCAAGTGGGGACTTAGCCGACTCCTGCTTCCTGGAGGGGCCTGCGCCCACACCCCCTCCCGGCCTCAGCTACAGCGGTAGCTTCTTCATTCAGGCAGTGCCTGAACACCCGCACGACCCGGAGGCACTCTTCAACCTCATGTCGGGCATCTTAGGCCTGGCACCGTTCCCCGGTCCAGAGGCAGCAGCGTCCAGATCCTCGCTGGATGCCTCTTTTCCCGCGGGGCCCGATGCCTTGCTGCCGGGTCCGCCGGACCTTTACTCCCCAGATCTGGGCGCTGTCCCCTTCCCAGAGGCGTTCTGGGAGGCCTCGCCTTGCGCGGGCGCCCCCTCGCAGTGCCTGTATGAGCCTCAGCTCTCCCCGCCCGACGTCAAGCCCGGCCTCCGGGCGCCTCCCGCCTCGCCAGCGCTGGACGCTGCCTCTGCCTTTAAGGGTCCCTACGCGCCCTGGGAGCTGCTTTCTGTGGGGGCCCCGGGGAACTGTGGGTCACAGGGAGGCTACCAGACCGCCCCCGAGGCTCGTTTTCCCGCAATAGGGACCAAAATTGAGGACTTGCTGTCCATCAGCTGCCCTGCGGAACTGCCGGCCGTCCCAGCCAACAGACTCTACCCTAGCGGGGCCTACGACGCTTTCCCGCTGGCCCCGGGTGACTTAGGGGAGGGGGCTGAGGGCCTCCCTGGGCTCCTCACCCCTCctagtggggagggagggagtagCGGCGACGGCGGAGAGTTTCTAGTCAGTACGCAGCCTCAGCTTTCCCCGCTGGGCCTTCGCAGCGCCGCCGCGGCTGACTTCCCCAAACCTCTGGTGGCGGACATCCCTGGAAGCAGCGGCGTGGCTGCACCACCCGTGCCGCCACCGCCGCCCACCCCTTTCCCCCCGGCCAAGGTGCGACGCAAAGGGCGCCGTGGCGGCAAATGCAGCACACGCTGCTTCTGCCCGCGGCCGCACGCCAAGGCCTTCGCTTGCCCGGTGGAGAGTTGTGTGCGGAGCTTTGCGCGCTCCGACGAGCTCAATCGCCACCTGCGCATCCACACGGGCCACAAACCCTTCCAGTGCCGCATCTGCCTCCGCAACTTCAGCCGCAGCGACCACCTCACCACGCACGTGCGCACCCACACCGGCGAGAAGCCCTTTGCTTGCGACGTGTGCGGCCGCCGCTTCGCGCGCAGTGATGAGAAGAAACGGCACAGCAAGGTGCACCTCAAGCAGAAGGCGCGCGCCGAGGAGCGGCTCAAGGGCCTCGGCTTTTACTCGTTGGGCCTCTCCTTTGCCTCCCTCTGA
- the EGR4 gene encoding early growth response protein 4 isoform X1 — translation MAVARGVGSPEPAPPQLYKWGGCGLGEPGCALERRGAAARGRCGRVRAPRLPDSFHRGECPKPGARAPRSARCGEPLPPASPPPARPQAQRERPRAPHSRRRAMLHLSEFSEPDALLVKSTEGCCAEPSAELPRLPARDAPAATGYPGAGDFLSWALNSCSASGDLADSCFLEGPAPTPPPGLSYSGSFFIQAVPEHPHDPEALFNLMSGILGLAPFPGPEAAASRSSLDASFPAGPDALLPGPPDLYSPDLGAVPFPEAFWEASPCAGAPSQCLYEPQLSPPDVKPGLRAPPASPALDAASAFKGPYAPWELLSVGAPGNCGSQGGYQTAPEARFPAIGTKIEDLLSISCPAELPAVPANRLYPSGAYDAFPLAPGDLGEGAEGLPGLLTPPSGEGGSSGDGGEFLVSTQPQLSPLGLRSAAAADFPKPLVADIPGSSGVAAPPVPPPPPTPFPPAKVRRKGRRGGKCSTRCFCPRPHAKAFACPVESCVRSFARSDELNRHLRIHTGHKPFQCRICLRNFSRSDHLTTHVRTHTGEKPFACDVCGRRFARSDEKKRHSKVHLKQKARAEERLKGLGFYSLGLSFASL, via the exons ATGGCAGTGGCCCGGGGAGTCGGAAGCCCGGAGCCAGCGCCGCCGCAGCTATATAAGTGGGGGGGCTGTGGGTTGGGGGAGCCCGGCTGCGCTTTGGAGAGGCGAGGAGCCGCCGCCCGAGGCCGGTGCGGGCGAGTGAGGGCGCCGCGGCTCCCCGACTCCTTTCACAGAGGTGAGTGCCCGAAGCCAGGAGCCCGGGCGCCTAGGTCTGCGCGCTGCGGGGAACCCCTACCGCCAGCCTCCCCGCCACCTGCGCGCCCCCAAGCCCAGCGGGAGAGGCCCCGGGCGCCCCACAGCCGGCGCCGCGCCATGCTCCACCTTAGCGAGTTTTCCGAACCCGACGCGCTCCTGGTCAAGTCCACTGAAGGCTGTTGCGCCGAACCCAGCGCTGAATTGCCCCGGCTGCCCGCCAGGGACGCTCCCGCGGCCACCGGCTACCCTGGAG CAGGCGACTTCTTGAGCTGGGCTTTGAACAGCTGCAGCGCAAGTGGGGACTTAGCCGACTCCTGCTTCCTGGAGGGGCCTGCGCCCACACCCCCTCCCGGCCTCAGCTACAGCGGTAGCTTCTTCATTCAGGCAGTGCCTGAACACCCGCACGACCCGGAGGCACTCTTCAACCTCATGTCGGGCATCTTAGGCCTGGCACCGTTCCCCGGTCCAGAGGCAGCAGCGTCCAGATCCTCGCTGGATGCCTCTTTTCCCGCGGGGCCCGATGCCTTGCTGCCGGGTCCGCCGGACCTTTACTCCCCAGATCTGGGCGCTGTCCCCTTCCCAGAGGCGTTCTGGGAGGCCTCGCCTTGCGCGGGCGCCCCCTCGCAGTGCCTGTATGAGCCTCAGCTCTCCCCGCCCGACGTCAAGCCCGGCCTCCGGGCGCCTCCCGCCTCGCCAGCGCTGGACGCTGCCTCTGCCTTTAAGGGTCCCTACGCGCCCTGGGAGCTGCTTTCTGTGGGGGCCCCGGGGAACTGTGGGTCACAGGGAGGCTACCAGACCGCCCCCGAGGCTCGTTTTCCCGCAATAGGGACCAAAATTGAGGACTTGCTGTCCATCAGCTGCCCTGCGGAACTGCCGGCCGTCCCAGCCAACAGACTCTACCCTAGCGGGGCCTACGACGCTTTCCCGCTGGCCCCGGGTGACTTAGGGGAGGGGGCTGAGGGCCTCCCTGGGCTCCTCACCCCTCctagtggggagggagggagtagCGGCGACGGCGGAGAGTTTCTAGTCAGTACGCAGCCTCAGCTTTCCCCGCTGGGCCTTCGCAGCGCCGCCGCGGCTGACTTCCCCAAACCTCTGGTGGCGGACATCCCTGGAAGCAGCGGCGTGGCTGCACCACCCGTGCCGCCACCGCCGCCCACCCCTTTCCCCCCGGCCAAGGTGCGACGCAAAGGGCGCCGTGGCGGCAAATGCAGCACACGCTGCTTCTGCCCGCGGCCGCACGCCAAGGCCTTCGCTTGCCCGGTGGAGAGTTGTGTGCGGAGCTTTGCGCGCTCCGACGAGCTCAATCGCCACCTGCGCATCCACACGGGCCACAAACCCTTCCAGTGCCGCATCTGCCTCCGCAACTTCAGCCGCAGCGACCACCTCACCACGCACGTGCGCACCCACACCGGCGAGAAGCCCTTTGCTTGCGACGTGTGCGGCCGCCGCTTCGCGCGCAGTGATGAGAAGAAACGGCACAGCAAGGTGCACCTCAAGCAGAAGGCGCGCGCCGAGGAGCGGCTCAAGGGCCTCGGCTTTTACTCGTTGGGCCTCTCCTTTGCCTCCCTCTGA